One genomic segment of bacterium includes these proteins:
- the rlmD gene encoding 23S rRNA (uracil(1939)-C(5))-methyltransferase RlmD codes for MNKGDIIQIKVDRYAFEGKGIGRIDIENPSENAEPDSFIVFVNGAYPGDTVSAKIKKLKKSYAEAIAEQVLMPSPQRVQPHCKYFGTCGGCKQQDLDYNQQIAYKQEQVEDIFNHDGGFKNFEMESILPSENIFYYRNKMEFSFSDSQWLPILENDTVPDKGFFLGLHVPNNFEKILDIEECFLQSELSNHILNFAREFFKKRHVSIYNTKTQSGYLRNFVIRQAQKTKEIMLNLVTYEENEILMKEFVSAITSKFPEITTIVNNISKKKASIAVGDYEIVYHGSGYIYDKIGNHKFRISANSFFQTNTIQAEKLYSTALEYADLKGDEIVYDLYSGAGTIAIYISDNAKEVYGFESVESSIYDAKENLEINKVENVSFVQADLYKTFLPFTNVLPKPNVVILDPPRGGMHPTTVKDVLELSPEKIVYVSCNPTTQVRDIKLFVEGGYKLVKIRPVDMFPHTYHIESVALLVK; via the coding sequence TTGAACAAGGGTGACATAATTCAAATTAAAGTTGACAGGTATGCTTTTGAAGGAAAGGGCATTGGAAGAATTGATATTGAAAATCCATCAGAAAATGCTGAGCCTGATTCATTTATAGTTTTTGTTAACGGAGCTTATCCCGGAGATACTGTTTCGGCTAAAATAAAAAAGCTGAAAAAATCTTATGCTGAAGCAATTGCAGAGCAAGTATTAATGCCTTCACCGCAGAGAGTTCAGCCGCACTGCAAATATTTCGGTACCTGCGGCGGCTGCAAGCAGCAGGATCTCGATTACAATCAGCAAATCGCTTACAAGCAGGAACAGGTTGAGGATATATTTAATCACGATGGCGGGTTTAAAAATTTCGAAATGGAGAGTATTCTCCCATCGGAAAATATTTTTTACTACAGAAATAAAATGGAATTCTCTTTTTCAGATTCACAGTGGCTTCCAATTCTGGAAAATGATACAGTCCCCGACAAAGGATTTTTTCTTGGGCTGCATGTGCCAAACAATTTTGAAAAAATTCTGGATATTGAAGAATGTTTTCTCCAGTCAGAACTTAGTAATCACATACTAAATTTCGCCAGGGAGTTTTTTAAAAAACGCCATGTATCAATTTACAATACCAAAACTCAATCAGGTTACCTGCGCAATTTTGTAATCAGGCAGGCTCAGAAAACCAAAGAGATAATGTTGAACCTCGTTACGTATGAAGAGAACGAAATCCTGATGAAAGAATTTGTATCTGCTATCACCAGTAAATTTCCTGAAATTACAACCATAGTTAACAATATCAGCAAGAAGAAAGCTTCCATTGCTGTAGGTGACTATGAAATTGTTTACCACGGAAGTGGATACATTTACGATAAAATAGGAAACCACAAATTCAGGATAAGTGCAAATTCGTTTTTCCAAACCAATACAATTCAGGCAGAAAAACTTTACAGCACAGCTTTGGAATATGCGGATTTAAAAGGTGATGAAATAGTATATGATCTATATTCCGGTGCAGGGACAATCGCAATTTATATTTCAGATAACGCGAAAGAAGTTTACGGTTTTGAATCTGTTGAATCATCAATCTACGATGCAAAGGAAAATCTTGAAATCAATAAAGTTGAAAACGTTTCTTTCGTACAGGCTGATCTTTATAAAACATTTTTGCCTTTCACTAACGTACTTCCAAAACCGAATGTGGTGATTCTCGATCCGCCGCGAGGTGGAATGCATCCAACAACTGTAAAAGATGTTCTTGAATTAAGTCCGGAAAAAATTGTTTATGTTAGCTGCAATCCAACTACGCAGGTGAGAGACATAAAACTTTTTGTTGAAGGTGGCTACAAATTAGTGAAGATAAGACCGGTGGATATGTTTCCACATACCTACCACATTGAAAGCGTTGCATTACTTGTGAAATAG
- a CDS encoding methyltransferase domain-containing protein, which yields MLDQTELAGNHALIIGPNCEFIAVRLIDMFSNIHIISDEYNSVLQYKLKVKAQDKIKVKMMDYAHTDFADENFDLIFAQGSISIPERKNILKEIKRIIGPQGKVCIGEIVSLAEPIPKFVTDIWEQSNLEPISGSAINAFYESKGFEVLSEKDHSSTMKDFYEKVILDVSKTGIEEKEDNKKYFAKIKHEANAYLRHGGNKYIGFKSLIMRKAN from the coding sequence TTGCTCGATCAGACTGAGCTTGCGGGAAATCATGCATTAATCATCGGTCCAAACTGCGAATTTATTGCTGTCAGACTTATTGATATGTTTAGCAACATTCATATTATTTCGGATGAATACAATTCGGTTCTTCAATATAAATTGAAAGTAAAAGCTCAGGATAAAATAAAAGTCAAAATGATGGATTATGCTCACACCGACTTTGCTGATGAAAATTTTGATTTAATTTTTGCTCAGGGTTCGATTTCTATCCCGGAAAGAAAAAATATTCTCAAAGAAATAAAAAGAATTATCGGCCCGCAGGGAAAAGTTTGTATAGGGGAAATCGTTTCTCTCGCAGAACCTATTCCAAAATTTGTAACTGATATCTGGGAACAGAGCAATCTTGAACCAATTTCTGGTTCAGCCATAAACGCATTTTATGAAAGTAAAGGATTCGAAGTGCTGAGTGAGAAAGATCATTCATCTACTATGAAAGATTTTTATGAAAAAGTAATTCTTGATGTTTCGAAGACAGGTATAGAAGAAAAAGAAGACAACAAAAAATATTTTGCAAAAATAAAGCATGAAGCTAATGCCTACCTCAGACACGGCGGGAATAAATATATTGGCTTCAAATCTTTAATAATGAGGAAAGCAAATTGA
- a CDS encoding S9 family peptidase, whose product MKKIILLILIITASIIPQSKHAITIDDFWSMKRIGAYDISPDEKTIVFSLTSYLMESNKGNSDLYLINSDGTNLRVFKNSDSGESEPKFSPDGSKIAYIMNSQIFISDIDGKNEKQITNVYSGASGIEWSNDGKKILFVSSVYPDCTTQECNEQRDKQKEESKVKAIVFDQLMFKHFDGWRGDKRNHLFLLDVETGNFKDLTEGSIEDVPTLALGSSNDYNFAPDGTEIAFTMNPEFSTATSTNNEIYLLSLAELTEAKLISTSKGVDCQPVYSPDGKYLAWTSMTRAGFESDKKDIILFERKSGEMQNLTEDFDRSVEEFIWTPNSRYIYFTAENEIYKSIYRLEVESGDIEIFHKENYNSNIAFNNDGSTLFYLKQRSNMPSEIYSISTDGRNTLKQVTFINKEVLDKIESNSVETFWSDGADGTPVQSILVKPPFFDPEKKYPMVFLIHGGPQGSWSDNFHYRWSYQMFAAQGYVVVAPNPRGSTGYGQKFTDEISGDWGGKVYVDLMNAYDHAVVNFSFIDEINTFAAGASFGGYMINWIAGHTDRFNALVSHAGAFNLESKYGTTEELWFPEWEYGGPPWEKREVYEKWSPHRYIHNCKTPVLITHGALDFRVTEDQAFQLFTYLQRLGVESKFLYFPDETHFISKPQNSRLWWATVHDWFNKFKRTGAF is encoded by the coding sequence ATGAAAAAAATCATCTTATTAATTTTAATTATAACAGCTTCTATAATTCCACAATCAAAACATGCGATTACAATTGATGACTTTTGGTCAATGAAACGTATCGGTGCTTATGATATTTCACCTGATGAAAAAACCATAGTGTTTTCCTTAACCAGCTATTTGATGGAGTCAAATAAGGGAAACTCCGATCTATATTTAATTAATTCCGACGGAACAAATCTTAGAGTATTTAAAAATTCAGACAGTGGTGAAAGCGAACCAAAGTTTTCTCCTGATGGTAGTAAAATAGCTTATATAATGAACAGCCAGATTTTTATTTCTGATATTGATGGAAAAAACGAAAAGCAGATTACAAATGTTTACAGCGGTGCTTCCGGTATTGAATGGTCCAATGATGGAAAGAAAATATTATTTGTTTCTTCTGTTTATCCGGATTGCACAACTCAGGAATGCAATGAGCAAAGAGATAAGCAAAAAGAAGAAAGTAAAGTAAAAGCAATTGTTTTTGATCAACTGATGTTTAAGCATTTTGATGGCTGGCGCGGCGATAAACGAAACCACTTATTCCTGCTTGATGTTGAAACAGGAAACTTTAAAGATCTCACAGAAGGATCTATAGAAGATGTGCCCACACTTGCACTCGGTTCTTCTAATGATTATAATTTTGCTCCGGACGGAACCGAAATTGCTTTTACTATGAATCCTGAATTCAGTACGGCAACCAGTACAAACAATGAAATTTATCTTTTAAGTCTTGCAGAACTTACAGAAGCAAAACTGATTTCAACCAGCAAAGGAGTTGATTGCCAGCCGGTTTATTCTCCCGATGGTAAATATCTTGCGTGGACTTCAATGACGCGGGCTGGGTTCGAGTCAGATAAAAAAGATATTATTCTCTTTGAAAGAAAATCGGGCGAAATGCAAAACCTTACAGAAGATTTTGATCGTTCCGTTGAGGAATTCATCTGGACTCCAAACTCCCGTTATATCTATTTCACTGCAGAAAACGAAATTTATAAATCAATTTATCGTCTTGAAGTTGAATCCGGTGATATCGAAATATTCCATAAGGAAAATTATAATTCTAATATTGCATTTAATAATGACGGAAGCACACTGTTCTATCTGAAACAAAGATCGAACATGCCTTCTGAAATTTATTCGATCAGCACTGACGGACGGAATACATTAAAGCAGGTCACCTTCATCAATAAAGAAGTGCTCGATAAAATAGAATCAAATTCAGTGGAAACATTCTGGAGTGATGGTGCAGACGGAACACCAGTGCAGTCAATTTTAGTTAAGCCGCCGTTCTTCGATCCTGAAAAAAAATATCCGATGGTATTCTTAATTCATGGCGGACCACAGGGTTCGTGGAGTGATAATTTCCACTACAGATGGAGTTATCAGATGTTTGCTGCTCAGGGTTATGTTGTTGTTGCACCAAATCCGAGAGGTTCAACCGGTTACGGACAAAAATTTACTGATGAAATTTCCGGTGACTGGGGAGGAAAGGTCTATGTTGATTTGATGAATGCATATGATCACGCAGTCGTAAATTTTTCTTTCATAGATGAAATTAACACTTTTGCAGCCGGTGCATCTTTCGGCGGTTATATGATTAATTGGATTGCCGGACACACTGATAGATTTAATGCACTTGTTTCCCATGCAGGAGCTTTCAATCTTGAAAGCAAATATGGTACAACAGAAGAATTGTGGTTTCCCGAATGGGAATACGGCGGACCGCCTTGGGAAAAGAGAGAAGTTTATGAGAAATGGTCACCGCACAGATACATCCACAACTGCAAAACTCCCGTACTGATAACTCATGGTGCTCTCGATTTCAGAGTTACAGAAGACCAGGCGTTTCAGCTTTTTACTTACTTACAGAGGCTGGGAGTTGAAAGTAAATTTTTATATTTCCCAGACGAAACCCATTTTATTTCCAAACCACAGAACTCACGTTTGTGGTGGGCTACAGTTCACGACTGGTTCAATAAATTTAAGAGAACAGGAGCTTTCTAA
- a CDS encoding DUF1232 domain-containing protein yields the protein MKEKNFNEFVTEDDIFEGSEDLGALNFGQMNEQKMEEYKEKEKFVDENLWGKLEKSGKRISFAKDILALYRYMKDPLVKWYRKAIVIAALVYFIVPIDTIPDLTPLFGYLDDLGVITALLKYLGSELLEYYPSGYRT from the coding sequence ATGAAAGAAAAAAATTTTAATGAGTTTGTAACTGAAGACGATATATTTGAAGGCAGCGAAGATCTCGGGGCTTTGAACTTCGGTCAAATGAATGAACAGAAAATGGAAGAATACAAAGAGAAAGAAAAATTTGTCGATGAGAACCTCTGGGGAAAGCTTGAAAAATCAGGGAAACGGATTTCATTCGCCAAAGACATACTCGCACTTTACAGGTATATGAAAGATCCGTTAGTCAAGTGGTACAGAAAAGCAATCGTAATAGCTGCACTTGTTTATTTTATTGTTCCCATTGATACTATCCCTGATCTGACACCCTTATTTGGTTATCTGGATGACCTCGGTGTTATAACGGCTCTGTTAAAATATCTCGGAAGCGAATTATTGGAATATTATCCTTCGGGATACAGAACCTGA
- a CDS encoding NUDIX hydrolase, translating into MNYRIVKSDIIYRGKVFNTLVDQIEYNSGNKAIREVAEHPGGAVVVPVTEDGKIVMVTQHRFPVNQVLLELPAGKLSKGEDPFVCAVRELEEETGYKSDNVTPLGSIYTTPGYSTEKLWIYLAKNLRPGAHNREEGEFGMQVLEFPFQEVEEKIYNGQIVDGKTICGIFLARNSLF; encoded by the coding sequence ATGAATTATCGTATTGTTAAAAGTGATATAATCTATCGTGGAAAAGTTTTTAATACGCTTGTTGATCAGATTGAATACAACAGCGGTAACAAAGCAATCCGTGAAGTAGCAGAACATCCCGGTGGAGCAGTCGTCGTTCCGGTAACTGAGGATGGAAAGATTGTAATGGTTACCCAGCATCGTTTTCCGGTTAACCAGGTTTTACTCGAACTTCCAGCTGGAAAATTGAGCAAGGGAGAGGATCCTTTCGTTTGTGCTGTCCGCGAATTAGAAGAAGAAACTGGATATAAATCTGACAATGTAACACCTTTAGGAAGTATTTATACAACTCCCGGATATTCAACAGAGAAACTCTGGATATACCTGGCAAAAAATTTAAGACCCGGTGCTCACAACCGTGAAGAAGGAGAGTTTGGTATGCAAGTATTAGAATTTCCCTTTCAAGAAGTTGAGGAGAAAATTTATAATGGACAGATAGTCGATGGAAAAACAATCTGTGGTATCTTTTTAGCAAGAAATTCACTTTTTTAA